The Methanobrevibacter oralis genome contains the following window.
TAATAATATAACTATATCAATATGGTGACTAAAATGGAGTACACAAATTTAGAATTATATACAACAGTAGTTGGATTAAAAAACTTTGAAGGAAACAAAGTCTTTAAAATAGGATCCATCATAAAACTTGTAAAAGAACCAGAAAACGATTATGACACAGAAGCAATCGCCTGTGAAATAAAATACATTGGAAAAGTAGGCTACATAGCTAACAGTACAAAAACAGTGATAAAAGGAACAATGAGTGCAGGGAGAATATATGATAAAATAACTGACATAAGTTTTGCAGAAGTAAAATTTATTGATGAAGAATCAGTTATTGCAAAAATCTTAAACGAAGACGAAATTGAAGCAATAAAACAAGACTACGAAAATGACGACTTTTATAATGATGAATAA
Protein-coding sequences here:
- a CDS encoding HIRAN domain-containing protein, yielding MEYTNLELYTTVVGLKNFEGNKVFKIGSIIKLVKEPENDYDTEAIACEIKYIGKVGYIANSTKTVIKGTMSAGRIYDKITDISFAEVKFIDEESVIAKILNEDEIEAIKQDYENDDFYNDE